Proteins from a single region of Platichthys flesus chromosome 16, fPlaFle2.1, whole genome shotgun sequence:
- the cpt1a2b gene encoding carnitine O-palmitoyltransferase 1, liver isoform, with product MAEAHQAVAFQFTITPEGIDLRLSYQALNQIYQSGVRSWKKRVSRIRNRVIKGVYPASPSSWLFVVIAILATMYMRSDPSMGLIAKIQQHLPLSLNVSLSAQGQTMLSALVFSTLLWLSLILALRFCLKLLLSYHQWMFEQHGRVSNTTKVWVTLLRLLSSRKPLLYSYQTSLPHLPVPAIRDTLNRYLESVRPLLTEPEFERMTKLGNQFESSLGNRLQRYLKLKALWATNYVSDWWEEFIYLRSRGPLMVNSNYYGMDFLYVTPTPVQAARAGNTITALLLYRRKVNREELKPSRVPGTVIPLCAAQCERMFNTTRTPGEETDVLQHWQDSEFVAVYHKGRFFRLWVYLAGRLLCPREIEFQVQRILDETSPPQTGEEKLGALTAGDRVPWSHIRKQHFSSGVNKRSLDAIERAAFFVTLDDEEQGMKGEDPVGNLDRYAKSLLHGKCYDRWFDKSFSIVIYKNGKSGLNAEHSWADAPTVAHLWEYTLATDAFQLGYTEDGHCKGEVDRSLPHPQRLHWDIPSEVQDQVHRSLAVAQVIADDVDCHVFPFSDFGKGRIKKLRVSPDAFIQISLQLAYYRDRGGFCLTYEASMTRLFREGRTETVRSCSNESSDFVKALERGETQEQCRHLFKLASERHQNLYRMAMTGAGIDRHLFCLYVVSKYLGVESPFLKEVLSEPWRLSTSQTPVQQMELFDLKNHPDFVSLGGGFGPVADDGYGVSYIIVGEDMINFHVSSKLSCSDTESHRFGAQISKALQDVMVLLTPDAKASKPQSKKLL from the exons ATGGCCGAGGCCCACCAGGCGGTGGCGTTCCAGTTCACCATCACCCCCGAGGGCATCGACCTGCGGCTGTCCTACCAGGCCCTGAACCAGATCTACCAGTCGGGGGTGCGGTCCTGGAAGAAGAGAGTCAGTCGCATCAGG AACCGGGTGATAAAGGGCGTGTACCCCGCCAGCCCCTCCTCCTGGCTCTTTGTCGTCATTGCCATCCTGGCCACCATGTACATGCGCTCGGATCCCAGCATGGGGCTCATCGCCAAGATACAGCAACACCTGCCgctcag ccTGAACGTGTCGCTCAGCGCTCAGGGGCAGACCATGCTGTCGGCCCTGGTCTTCAGCACCCTGCTGTGGCTCAGCCTCATCCTCGCCCTGCGCTTCTGCCtcaagctgctgctctcctACCACCAGTGGATGTTCGAGCAGCACGGCCGGGTCTCCAACACCACCAAAGTCTGGGTG ACGCTGTTGAGGTTGTTGTCGAGCAGGAAGCCGCTGCTGTACAGTTACCAGACGTCCCTACCTCACCTGCCTGTTCCTGCCATCAGAGACACACTGAACAgg TACCTGGAGTCGGTGCGCCCCCTGCTGACGGAGCCGGAGTTCGAGCGGATGACTAAACTCGGGAACCAGTTCGAGTCCAGTCTGGGAAACCGTCTCCAGCGCTACCTGAAGCTCAAAGCTCTGTGGGCCACGAACTAC GTCAGTGACTGGTGGGAGGAGTTCATCTATCTGAGAAGCCGAGGTCCCCTCATGGTCAACAGCAACTACTACGGGATG gacttTCTGTACGTGACCCCGACCCCGGTGCAGGCCGCCAGAGCAGGAAACACCATCACCGCCCTGCTGCTCTACCGCCGCAAGGTCAACCGGGAGGAGCTCAAACCG agtcGTGTTCCAGGCACCGTCATCCCTCTGTGTGCCGCTCAGTGTGAGAGGATGTTCAACACAACACGCACTCCAGGAGAAGAGACCG ATGTGCTGCAGCACTGGCAGGACAGCGAGTTCGTGGCGGTTTACCACAAAGGCCGATTTTTCCGTCTGTGGGTGTACCTCGCAGGACGCCTGCTGTGTCCACGCGAGATCGAGTTCCAGGTCCAGAGGATCCTGGACGAAACCTCCCCGCCGCAGACTGGAGAGGAGAAACTGGGAGCGCTCACTGCTGGAGACAG GGTCCCTTGGTCTCACATCAGGAAGCAGCACTTCAGCTCCGGCGTCAACAAGCGCTCGCTGGACGCCATCGAGAGGGCGGCGTTCTTCGTGACGCTGGACGACGAAGAGCAAGGCATGAAGGGGGAGGACCCGGTGGGGAACCTGGACCGCTACGCCAAGTCGCTGCTCCACGGGAAATGTTATGACAG GTGGTTTGATAAATCCTTCTCCATCGTGATCTACAAGAACGGGAAGAGCGGCCTGAACGCGGAGCACTCGTGGGCGGATGCTCCCACCGTGGCTCACCTGTGGGAG taCACCCTGGCCACAGACGCCTTCCAGCTGGGCTACACTGAGGACGGCCACTGCAAAGGGGAGGTGGACCGCTCGCTCCCCCATCCACAGAGGCTCCACTGGGACATTCCCTCAGAG gttcAGGATCAGGTGCACAGATCCCTCGCTGTGGCTCAAGTGATCGCAGACGACGTGGACTGTCACGTGTTTCCCTTCAGTGACTTCGGCAAAGGACGCATCAAGAAGCTCCGCGTCAGCCCAGACGCCTTCATCCAGATCAGCTTACAGCTGGCGTACTAcagg GATCGCGGGGGCTTCTGTTTGACCTACGAGGCGTCGATGACCCGTCTGTTCCGGGAGGGCCGCACGGAGACGGTTCGATCCTGCTCCAACGAAAGCTCTGACTTCGTGAAAGCTCTGGAACGTGGAGAG ACACAGGAGCAGTGCAGGCATCTCTTCAAGCTGGCTTCAGAGAGGCACCAGAACCTCTATCGAATGGCCATGACTGGAGCCGGGATTGACCGCCACCTCTTCTGTCTGTACGTGGTGTCCAAATACCTGGGGGTGGAGTCCCCGTTCCTGAAAGAG GTTCTGTCGGAGCCGTGGCGTCTCTCCACCAGTCAGACCCCAGTTCAGCAGATGGAGCTGTTCGACCTGAAGAACCATCCGGACTTCGTGTCGCTGGGCGGAGGCTTCGGACCT GTGGCTGATGACGGTTATGGCGTCTCCTACATCATCGTGGGCGAGGACATGATCAACTTCCACGTGTCGTCCAAACTCTCCTGCAGTGACACG GAGTCCCACCGGTTCGGAGCTCAGATAAGTAAAGCTCTCCAGGACGTCATGGTTCTCCTCACTCCCGACGCCAAAGCCTCGAAGCCTCAGTCCAAGAAGCTCCTCTGA
- the pih1d1 gene encoding PIH1 domain-containing protein 1 isoform X2, whose amino-acid sequence MKTDSCLLSSELELQQEEQQEEQQEQEQLQQEELYQRLLLQTMGQMQTENPDSKVIRPQPGMCVKTFSEPAKQKIFVNICQSNSVPPPPEISREDLVELLQSEDPSAYRVPMSLGEPHTEVDNNSQGCTAYDVVINQEFFQMCQKDPLFEQFVILVSLEGLENKYNLQLSRDWKVLKNRKFLGSVAEQNIRTKSRPVIQELPPRENCSAPARRPDFTLLVEPPAGDPEYLIAEIQLPGVPSSRSLVLDVGEDRLVVTARPSLFHLDICHPFLVDQENSVAQYNKSTEILTVTLPVVSS is encoded by the exons ATGAAGACCGACTCGTGCCTCCTCAGCTccgagctggagctgcagcaggaggagcagcaggaggagcagcaggagcaggagcagctgcagcaggaggagctgtaTCAGCGGCTGCTGTTACAG ACGATGGGTCAAATGCAGACTGAAAATCCAGATTCCAAAGTGATCCGACCTCAACCTG gcATGTGTGTGAAAACCTTCTCAGAGCCAGCGAAGCAGAAGATCTTCGTAAACATCTGTCAGTCAAACTCGGTCCCGCCTCCCCCAGAAATCTCTAGAGAGGACCTGGTGGAGCTCCTCCAATCAGAAGATCCCAGCGCCTACAGAGTTCCCATGAGCCTCGGCGAGCCACACACAGAAGTCGACAACA acTCTCAGGGTTGCACGGCTTACGATGTGGTCATCAACCAGGAGTTCTTCCAGatgtgtcag AAGGATCCTCTGTTCGAGCAGTTTGTGATTCTGGTGTCTTTGGAGGGTCTGGAGAACAAATACaacctgcagctcagcagag ACTGGAAGGTGCTGAAGAACAGGAAGTTCTTGGGATCTGTCGCTGAGCAGAACATCCGCACAAAGAGCCGGCCGGTGATCCAGGAGCTGCCGCCTCG TGAGAACTGCTCTGCTCCGGCCAGAAG ACCAGACTTTACCTTGCTTGTGGAGCCTCCTGCTGGTGACCCTGAGTATCTCATCGCCGAAATACAGCTACCGGGGGTG CCATCGTCTCGCTCTCTGGTTCTGGACGTGGGAGAAGATCGACTGGTGGTAACGGCCCGGCCCTCGCTCTTCCATCTGGACATCTGCCACCCCTTCCTCGTCGACCAGGAGAACAGCGTGGCACAGTACAACAAGAGCACCGAG atTCTGACAGTCACTCTGCCGGTGGTGTCATCGTGA
- the LOC133970917 gene encoding mucin-5AC-like, translating to MSSWRVLTSLCLIPETEKKTTCEGPSSRNISFYHLMCLVAKSQGYPPEGVPPEDQTPNYLFFLSFITGCKYETVCELYRPESAVAAKTTTPITTATSATSAATSSSLNTTPAAPTTTAPPPSTPAPTTTASPPSTPPPTPTLVPVTTTDKHEGGNANSSTGTRESTNTKVMCLLIISVTLNFVLPLVVFLFMRQRTQHRTQNPPHQDESSVLDETCEDPDPLPLIQSTTKPDVHSPSADTPRNPCTAGNGLGSH from the exons ATGTCCTCCTGGAGAGTCCTGACCTCCCTGTGTCTCATC CCTGAGACCGAAAAGAAGACGACCTGCGAAGGCCCCAGTTCTCGGAATATCTCCTTCTATCACCTCATGTGCTTGGTGGCCAAATCACAGGGTTACCCTCCTGAAGGTGTCCCTCCTGAAG atcaaaCTCCTaattatcttttctttctttctttcattacaGGCTGTAAATATG AAACTGTGTGCGAACTTTATCGTCCGGAATCTGCTG tggctgCAAAGACAACAACACCAATCACAACAGCGACATCAGCGACATCAGCAGCGACATCATCGTCACTTAACACAACACCAGCAGCGCCGACAACAacagcaccaccaccatcaaCACCGgcaccaacaacaacagcatcacCACCATCAACACCGCCACCAACACCGACACTAGTACCAGTAACAACCACAGACAAACATGAAGGAGGAAACG CTAACAGCAGCACAGGCACAAGGG AATCCACGAACACGAAGGTCATGTGTTTGTTAATCATCTCCGTCACCCTGAACTTCGTGCTGCCGCTGGTTGTCTTCCTCTTCATGCGCCAGAGGACACAGCACAGGACACAGAACCCGCCTCACCAG GATGAATCCTCCGTGTTGGATGAAACCTGCGAGGATCCAGATCCTCTTCCACTGATCCAGAGCACAACCAAG CCAGACGTCCACTCGCCCTCAGCTGATACACCCAGGAACCCATGCACTGCTGGAAACGGATTAGGGTCACATTAA
- the pih1d1 gene encoding PIH1 domain-containing protein 1 isoform X1, whose protein sequence is MIRSSWRREQKKAMKTDSCLLSSELELQQEEQQEEQQEQEQLQQEELYQRLLLQTMGQMQTENPDSKVIRPQPGMCVKTFSEPAKQKIFVNICQSNSVPPPPEISREDLVELLQSEDPSAYRVPMSLGEPHTEVDNNSQGCTAYDVVINQEFFQMCQKDPLFEQFVILVSLEGLENKYNLQLSRDWKVLKNRKFLGSVAEQNIRTKSRPVIQELPPRENCSAPARRPDFTLLVEPPAGDPEYLIAEIQLPGVPSSRSLVLDVGEDRLVVTARPSLFHLDICHPFLVDQENSVAQYNKSTEILTVTLPVVSS, encoded by the exons ATGATTCGGAGCAGCTGGCGGCGCGAGCAGAAAAAAG CCATGAAGACCGACTCGTGCCTCCTCAGCTccgagctggagctgcagcaggaggagcagcaggaggagcagcaggagcaggagcagctgcagcaggaggagctgtaTCAGCGGCTGCTGTTACAG ACGATGGGTCAAATGCAGACTGAAAATCCAGATTCCAAAGTGATCCGACCTCAACCTG gcATGTGTGTGAAAACCTTCTCAGAGCCAGCGAAGCAGAAGATCTTCGTAAACATCTGTCAGTCAAACTCGGTCCCGCCTCCCCCAGAAATCTCTAGAGAGGACCTGGTGGAGCTCCTCCAATCAGAAGATCCCAGCGCCTACAGAGTTCCCATGAGCCTCGGCGAGCCACACACAGAAGTCGACAACA acTCTCAGGGTTGCACGGCTTACGATGTGGTCATCAACCAGGAGTTCTTCCAGatgtgtcag AAGGATCCTCTGTTCGAGCAGTTTGTGATTCTGGTGTCTTTGGAGGGTCTGGAGAACAAATACaacctgcagctcagcagag ACTGGAAGGTGCTGAAGAACAGGAAGTTCTTGGGATCTGTCGCTGAGCAGAACATCCGCACAAAGAGCCGGCCGGTGATCCAGGAGCTGCCGCCTCG TGAGAACTGCTCTGCTCCGGCCAGAAG ACCAGACTTTACCTTGCTTGTGGAGCCTCCTGCTGGTGACCCTGAGTATCTCATCGCCGAAATACAGCTACCGGGGGTG CCATCGTCTCGCTCTCTGGTTCTGGACGTGGGAGAAGATCGACTGGTGGTAACGGCCCGGCCCTCGCTCTTCCATCTGGACATCTGCCACCCCTTCCTCGTCGACCAGGAGAACAGCGTGGCACAGTACAACAAGAGCACCGAG atTCTGACAGTCACTCTGCCGGTGGTGTCATCGTGA